TAGAGTGACGCTGGCAGATGGTATACTTAGATGGGCTATTAAGAGGTCACCTTGGGTTCTTCACTTTAATTCTGGCGCATGTAATGCCTGCGATATTGAAGTCGTCGCTTTATTAACGCCAAAATACGATTTTGAAAGGTTTGGGATCGTCCTTAAGTCCTCGCCTAGGCATGCAGATGTTTTACTTGTGACTGGTGCCGTGACA
This Candidatus Bathyarchaeia archaeon DNA region includes the following protein-coding sequences:
- a CDS encoding NADH:ubiquinone oxidoreductase, which translates into the protein MTLADGILRWAIKRSPWVLHFNSGACNACDIEVVALLTPKYDFERFGIVLKSSPRHADVLLVTGAVT